The segment TGGATGTGGATAAAGTTGTTTGGGATGTAGGACATCAGGCTTATCCTCACAAATTGCTCACAGGCCGTTATGAAAATTTCAATACTCTTAGACAGAAAGATGGTGTTGCGGGCTATTTAAAAAGAACAGAAAGCGTTTTTGATCATTTTGGAGCTGGTCACGCAAGCACGTCTATATCAGCGGCATTAGGCATGGCATTTGCTCGAGATAGGCTTGGAGAAAGTTATAAATGCGTTGCGGTAATAGGAGATGGAGCACTCACTGGTGGAATGGCATTAGAAGCTATTAATCATGCTGGGCATCTTCCTAATACTCCATTTCTAGTTGTTTTAAATGACAACGATATGTCGATTTCGCCCCCAGTCGGAGCGTTATCAACTTATCTGAATCGTATGAGGCATAGTGCACCAGTTCAGTTTATTTCTGACAGTGTTCAAGAAAGTGTGAAAAATTTACCTTTTATAGGGAAGGACATACCACCAGAGCTTAAATCTCTAACAGGAAGTGTAAAGAGGTTGGCTGTTCCTAAAGTAGGTGCTGTTTTTGAGGAGTTAGGTTTTACTTATATGGGCCCAATAGATGGCCATGATATTGGGCAGATGGTTAGGAGTTTTCAGGCTGCTCATAGAGTAGGAGGACCAGTTCTAGTACATGTTGCTACTACTAAGGGTAAAGGTTATCCATATGCTGAAGTAGATCAGGTTGGATACCATGCCCAATCTGCATTTGACTTAACTACTGGAAAGTCTATTCCTTCAAAATCTCCTAAACCTCCTAGTTATAGCAAGGTGTTTGGTCAAACATTGGTCAAAATATGCGAGCAGAATAATAAAGTTGTCGGAATAACAGCAGCCATGGCCACAGGTACAGGACTAGATCTCTTGCAAAAGGCCATACCTGATCAATATGTTGATGTTGGGATAGCTGAGCAACATGCTGTAACGCTTGCAGCTGGAATGGCTTGTGATGGATTGAGACCCGTAGTGGCTATATATAGTACTTTTCTTCAAAGAGCCTTTGATCAATTAATTCATGATGTAGGTATACAGAAGTTGCCAGTTACTTTTGTCCTTGATAGAGCAGGTATTGTTGGAGCTGATGGACCAACTCATCAAGGCCAATATGACCTTAGTTATTTAAGATCTGTTCCAAATTTCACCGTTATGGCTCCAAAAGATGAGAGCGAGCTCCAGAGAATGTTGATTACGTGTTTAGAGCATGATGGACCTTGTGCTTTACGAATACCAAGAGGGCCAGGTGAAGGAGTTACTTTGATGGAAGAAGGTTGGGAACCTTTGAAGATTGGTAGAGGTGAACTTCTTCTAGAAGGAGATGATCTATTGATTTTGGCTTATGGGGCAATGGTATCTCCAGCTATTAAAACAGCATCTTTACTTAAAGACTCAGGTATTAGTACTACAGTCGTTAACGCCCGCTTCTTAAGACCTCTCGATCAAGCTCTGATTCATCCGCTCGCCAGAAGAATTGGGAAAGTTGTGACCATGGAGGAAGGAACTCTTTTAGGTGGGTTTGGATCAGCAGTAGTTGAGTCATTTTCAGATCAAGATCTTATGGTACCTACATTCAGAATTGGTATACCTGATAAATTGGTTGATCATGCAAGCCCACAACAAAGCAAGGAATCACTAGGCTTAACGCCGGATAAAATGACTCAATCAATTAAAAAAAGATTTGGATGGGATAACTCAGAGAAATTATTTTTAAGTAATAAAAGCTCTCAATCTATATAAACTTAATTAATTAGTGAGTGTTTTAATTGCAGGTGCCGGACCAGCAGGGTCTACTTTGGCAAATATCCTCTCGGATTTTGGTTTAAATGTAATACTTGTAGAACGATTAGATGATCCTGCGAAAAACGCTTTCTCTAGTGCTGCTATACCTATAAGTGCAGTTAATGAGAATCTAATTCCTCATAAAGCCATATCAAGTTATTGGTCAAATTGGCATATCTATGGACCAGATGCACAGTGCTTTCAGTGGAGTTCAGTTGACAACTTGGGAGTTGTCTTGGATTTCGCAAAATATAGACAATACTTATGGGAAAAAGCTGAACAATCTGGCGTAAATCTTCTTTTAGGGTGGAAAGTTTTAAAAGTTATTTCTTTTGAAAGTCATGCTTCTGTTTTTTTAGTTTCGAAAAATGGTGTTAAGAAAACGCTTAAAGTAAATATTGTTATTGATGCAACAGGCTATAAGCGCTCTCTACTTGGAGTAAATCACGACAAAAGAGATCAGCTTCTCGCTGGGAATGGAATAGAGTGGATACTACAATGTAGTAAACAAAGTTTTAAGAAATGGGGCTCAAGTCTTAGTTTTTTCATTGGTTCGCAATGGATTAAACATGGATATGGTTGGATATTCCCGATGTCAAATAATAGAATTAAAATAGGGGTTTGTCAGTTACCACCATATAACAATATGGGATCAAATTTATCTCAATTAAGAAGCTTATTAAAAGCCAACAGTCTTAATGATATGCCAATACTTGATAAACATGGGGGAATAATTAGAAGTACTATTATGCGTTCTGAGGTTCACTTCCAGGGCCGAGTTTTGGGAGTTGGCGATGCGATTAGCACTTCAAATCTTTTAGGTGGAGAAGGCATTCGACATGCAATTACAAGTGCAAATATTTTGTCAAGAATATTAATTGACTTTTGCAAAGGGAATGAATTTAATAGTATCAATGAATTTTATAAATTATCCAAATATCAGCATGACCTAAATAGAAAGTTTGGATGGCGTTGGATTATTTCGAACAAGATAGCCAAGAAAACTTGGTGGGGACTATCTGATAAAAAAGCAGACAAGAGAATAATTAAAATCCTCCACGGACTTTATAAAAAAGCAAACGCGGAGGACATTAGTAATGTCTTATTTGAATATAAATTTGGAAGGTTTGGCCTGCGGTTGATACCCTATTTATTTGGTTTGAGATAAAAAATAGGGGTATTTCAACTTATAAGACACCCCTCGCTGCCAGCCCTAGGATTGAGCCTATCCCTAATAAATGTCCTAAGCAGTTTGCTGCAACTACAGAGGCATGACTCAATCCACCAAAGTATTTTGAGTTTGGTAGTTCAAAGCCTTCATTAGGCTTTGCGATGTTGGCCCTGGCAATTGCATATGCCAGAACATTACAGAGGATCATTACTACAGCACACTTAGGAGACCAATGAAAAGTCACGGGATCTGCTGTAGCTAATAAGGTTGTGATCATTACACATTTAAATCACCATACATATTCTCGTCGATAAAGCGCATTTGACCACAAACTAGTCCTAGCTCTTAAGAGTTTTCAACTCTTTTCATTAAGTAGCTTAAAAAATCCAAGCACTACTAAGCCATCGCTTATGGCTAAGAAAAGTTCTGCGCCCCCATGCAATGGGTCTACATTTGATAAATCTTGGTTGTAAAGTGTTTTAGCAAAAACAGAGCATATTATAGAAACCAAAACGAATAACAGAGTTAGTTTAAATCCCAGCAATGAAGTTTTTGGGATTAAAGAGCCTTGTTGTGCCCAGTACAGAAATGCCAAGTAAGGTATTAAGGAAATAACGAAGAAAGGACCTGGATCTATTGATTCAAATGATGTGAAAATAGATAAGGAATCAAGAAAGTTCATGCCTTCTTCTTCTCGGTACGCAAAAGATGTAATGCTGCAATAGCAAGGCATATATTCCCCAGTGTGGTAAGTATTGCCTGTATTACAACTAAGCCAATAAGTTTTTCAGAATTGTCATATATATGCCATGTAATTGCGGCCATGGCACTGGCTAAATTTGGGAGCATTGCTATAGCAAGCCAATTGTATGCTTTGATTTTTGTTTTTTCAGCAACTTTTGAAATCAGAAAAATTGCTAATGTCCATTCTATAAGTGTTGCCATATGTATTACCCAAGTTCCTAGTGATAATGAATGCATAGCTTATTTCTCTAACTCTATTAATTTTTTATATACTTCTTGAGGATGCTTAGATGGAATAACTCCCAGCCATTTATATTTTATATTTCCATCTGGATCTATAAGAAATGTATTCCTCTTGCTATAGGGAGGGTTCCAAGAACCATATTTCTCACTAACTTTTCCATCCTCATCTGTTAAAAGAACTATTGATAGACTTTCTTTTGAGCAGAATGACTCATGTTCATTTACCTGATCATTGCTTATGCCTATTACTGTTGTATTCCTATTGATAAAATTTTTATTTAACTTGTCAAAACCTTTTGCTTCAATTGTACATCCATTCGTAAAGTCTTTTGGATAAAAATATAGAACAACCCATGTATTAGATAAATCCGAAAGTTTCCATAAATTCTTTTCTGGAAATTGGGATGAATACCCTTCCAGTATAAATTCAGGGGCTTTATTACCTATATCTGGAGTTATATTCTCAACGGCATATATTGAATTAGAAAATATTAGAAAAACAATTAAACTAGCTATTAATCTAAAAAAAAACCTATTTAAAAAATTCATTTAAGTATAATATAACTATAGCCTTAAATTTTATTTAGATTAATACCCTTTGACTTGGCATATGCATCTAGGCCTTTTTTTTGAATTGATTTGAGTGTTCTAGTAGTTATGCGCACAGTTATCCATTTTTTTCCTTCCTCCCACCAAAGCCTTCTATTTTGAAGGTTGGCTTGCTGTAATTTCTTTGTTCTGATATGGGAATGACTTACAGCCATTCCATTATTAGCCCTGGTACCAGACAGATCACATACTCTTGACATTTAGTTCTTCCGAGTAGGGTATTTGTATAGAAAATATGATAACAAATAATCAGTAGTTCAAGTTGCTTTGGAAATCAGCTTGCCCATTATATTTGCGTTTCTAGCTTGAAACTCAGAAATTTCTTTAGGGCTAAGCCCACCTATGCTTAAACGTGCCATGTCATAGATGTGTTGAGCTATTTCCTCTGTAAGCTCTTCATTTTGTGACTTACCACTCTTTTCTACGATAATCCCAGTTGAATTTAGTTTTAGAAGGCCTTCTACTAAGGGGTGGTTTTTATTTACTAGTAGTACATGATATTCAGGAAGCCCTGGCAGTTTTTGCTCCATAAGAGCGCCTATATCATTGAGCCTTCTCATTTGCTCTGGCAATAGAATCATTCCAGGGATAGGGTTTTTACCTTTTAAAGACTGGACTTGAATAGTCACCTTCTCATTTTTTAAAGCGTTTTTAATTAACTCCTTAATATTTTCGGACTGACTCTCTCCGTCTTGGGTTTTTATTTCGGGAT is part of the Prochlorococcus marinus str. MIT 0919 genome and harbors:
- the psaK gene encoding photosystem I reaction center subunit PsaK, coding for MITTLLATADPVTFHWSPKCAVVMILCNVLAYAIARANIAKPNEGFELPNSKYFGGLSHASVVAANCLGHLLGIGSILGLAARGVL
- a CDS encoding NAD(P)/FAD-dependent oxidoreductase: MSVLIAGAGPAGSTLANILSDFGLNVILVERLDDPAKNAFSSAAIPISAVNENLIPHKAISSYWSNWHIYGPDAQCFQWSSVDNLGVVLDFAKYRQYLWEKAEQSGVNLLLGWKVLKVISFESHASVFLVSKNGVKKTLKVNIVIDATGYKRSLLGVNHDKRDQLLAGNGIEWILQCSKQSFKKWGSSLSFFIGSQWIKHGYGWIFPMSNNRIKIGVCQLPPYNNMGSNLSQLRSLLKANSLNDMPILDKHGGIIRSTIMRSEVHFQGRVLGVGDAISTSNLLGGEGIRHAITSANILSRILIDFCKGNEFNSINEFYKLSKYQHDLNRKFGWRWIISNKIAKKTWWGLSDKKADKRIIKILHGLYKKANAEDISNVLFEYKFGRFGLRLIPYLFGLR
- the rpmB gene encoding 50S ribosomal protein L28, with the translated sequence MSRVCDLSGTRANNGMAVSHSHIRTKKLQQANLQNRRLWWEEGKKWITVRITTRTLKSIQKKGLDAYAKSKGINLNKI
- a CDS encoding DUF3593 domain-containing protein, whose translation is MNFLDSLSIFTSFESIDPGPFFVISLIPYLAFLYWAQQGSLIPKTSLLGFKLTLLFVLVSIICSVFAKTLYNQDLSNVDPLHGGAELFLAISDGLVVLGFFKLLNEKS
- a CDS encoding DUF2499 domain-containing protein, whose amino-acid sequence is MHSLSLGTWVIHMATLIEWTLAIFLISKVAEKTKIKAYNWLAIAMLPNLASAMAAITWHIYDNSEKLIGLVVIQAILTTLGNICLAIAALHLLRTEKKKA
- a CDS encoding peroxiredoxin translates to MNFLNRFFFRLIASLIVFLIFSNSIYAVENITPDIGNKAPEFILEGYSSQFPEKNLWKLSDLSNTWVVLYFYPKDFTNGCTIEAKGFDKLNKNFINRNTTVIGISNDQVNEHESFCSKESLSIVLLTDEDGKVSEKYGSWNPPYSKRNTFLIDPDGNIKYKWLGVIPSKHPQEVYKKLIELEK
- the dxs gene encoding 1-deoxy-D-xylulose-5-phosphate synthase; its protein translation is MRLSDVRHPNQLHGLTTAQLEDIACQIRERHLQVVSTSGGHLGPGLGVVELTLALYQTLDLDVDKVVWDVGHQAYPHKLLTGRYENFNTLRQKDGVAGYLKRTESVFDHFGAGHASTSISAALGMAFARDRLGESYKCVAVIGDGALTGGMALEAINHAGHLPNTPFLVVLNDNDMSISPPVGALSTYLNRMRHSAPVQFISDSVQESVKNLPFIGKDIPPELKSLTGSVKRLAVPKVGAVFEELGFTYMGPIDGHDIGQMVRSFQAAHRVGGPVLVHVATTKGKGYPYAEVDQVGYHAQSAFDLTTGKSIPSKSPKPPSYSKVFGQTLVKICEQNNKVVGITAAMATGTGLDLLQKAIPDQYVDVGIAEQHAVTLAAGMACDGLRPVVAIYSTFLQRAFDQLIHDVGIQKLPVTFVLDRAGIVGADGPTHQGQYDLSYLRSVPNFTVMAPKDESELQRMLITCLEHDGPCALRIPRGPGEGVTLMEEGWEPLKIGRGELLLEGDDLLILAYGAMVSPAIKTASLLKDSGISTTVVNARFLRPLDQALIHPLARRIGKVVTMEEGTLLGGFGSAVVESFSDQDLMVPTFRIGIPDKLVDHASPQQSKESLGLTPDKMTQSIKKRFGWDNSEKLFLSNKSSQSI